From Paenibacillus graminis, a single genomic window includes:
- a CDS encoding Cof-type HAD-IIB family hydrolase, with amino-acid sequence MDIKLIAVDMDGTFLDDKKNYHQTWFKQLYAVMKAKGVHFVVASGNQYYKLKTIFEDIQDELAYVAENGAYVIDGTEVLFTGEIAPEQVKLIVEKLSPYEEISAVMCGVNGAYVLESASDEFYALMCHYYPRLEKVSAFGQVKDQIFKFALITPDLAAGGVEKYLPLLMEELKGVVDPVTSGHQCIDLIIPGCHKASGLERLLKRYGIRPDECAAFGDSSNDIEMLKLCKYSYAMENASPEVKAVVNYHTVSNNQHGVLHEISLLLGEPSLLENIEEGKLYAEQEK; translated from the coding sequence ATGGACATCAAGTTAATTGCAGTCGATATGGACGGTACTTTTTTAGACGATAAAAAGAACTACCATCAAACATGGTTCAAACAGCTATACGCCGTAATGAAGGCTAAAGGCGTCCATTTTGTGGTGGCGAGCGGGAACCAGTACTATAAGCTGAAAACGATTTTTGAAGATATCCAGGACGAGCTCGCGTATGTTGCGGAGAATGGCGCCTATGTCATCGACGGGACCGAAGTATTGTTTACCGGTGAAATTGCACCGGAGCAGGTGAAGCTAATCGTGGAGAAGCTGAGTCCATATGAGGAGATTTCTGCCGTCATGTGCGGTGTAAATGGAGCGTATGTACTCGAAAGCGCCAGCGATGAATTCTATGCGTTAATGTGCCATTACTATCCGCGGCTTGAGAAGGTGAGCGCATTTGGGCAGGTCAAAGACCAGATTTTTAAATTTGCCTTAATTACTCCTGACCTGGCTGCTGGCGGAGTTGAAAAATATTTACCCCTGTTGATGGAAGAGCTGAAGGGAGTGGTTGACCCCGTGACCAGCGGACATCAATGTATTGATCTGATCATCCCTGGCTGCCATAAGGCCTCGGGGCTTGAACGCCTGCTGAAGCGTTATGGTATCCGGCCGGATGAATGCGCAGCGTTTGGAGACAGCAGCAATGATATTGAGATGCTGAAGCTGTGCAAATACAGTTACGCGATGGAGAACGCTTCGCCGGAAGTCAAGGCTGTAGTCAATTATCATACGGTGAGCAATAATCAGCATGGCGTGCTGCATGAAATTTCCCTGCTATTGGGGGAACCTTCCTTGCTGGAAAATATAGAAGAAGGGAAGCTGTATGCAGAACAAGAGAAATGA
- a CDS encoding MarR family winged helix-turn-helix transcriptional regulator, protein MTKRMSNTPFSDLIREIGLKKKKDADERLAELGLNAQQGQMIGYIAEHEDKGLIQKDLAEHFNRKEASITSMLQGLEKKGYIKRVIPKENERQKKIYLLDKAAVLVEEFNDIFAEVEKSITDGLTAEEAETLMKLLLKVNSNL, encoded by the coding sequence ATGACTAAGCGAATGTCGAATACGCCATTTTCAGATCTGATCCGGGAGATTGGACTAAAAAAGAAAAAAGACGCTGATGAAAGATTAGCCGAACTGGGCCTTAATGCACAGCAGGGACAAATGATCGGCTACATTGCAGAGCATGAGGACAAAGGACTGATTCAAAAGGATCTGGCGGAGCATTTCAACCGCAAGGAAGCCAGCATCACAAGCATGCTTCAGGGCCTCGAGAAAAAAGGGTATATCAAACGCGTAATTCCGAAAGAAAACGAGCGGCAGAAAAAGATATACCTGTTGGACAAAGCAGCGGTTCTTGTGGAAGAGTTCAATGACATTTTTGCAGAAGTGGAAAAAAGCATCACCGATGGCCTTACAGCGGAAGAAGCGGAGACGCTCATGAAATTATTGCTCAAGGTGAATTCGAATCTATAA
- a CDS encoding ABC transporter substrate-binding protein — MSNFKKLFRKSMGLGTLAILFLVLLAGCSGSGDKADSTNTAQGSASPEPTQSADTAEPATGGTFVYGRPAAVTSFDLHHEITSNNAFAIDKVFESLVAFDSKGEIVDWLAKSHSISEDGLTYTFVLRDGLKFSNGTEVTAEDAVFSLNRHLKVGGPLEISAKVDTVKAQDKQTLVITLKEPYTPFISELSNFSNGILPNNFGGVTEAEFFKKPVGTGPFVVETWDPAGDLTFTKNPNYWQQGKPYIDKLVYKLIEDDSQAINQLKAGEVNAIESLALQNANEIKNGTDTAVLTNGSWVTEQLFFNTLDEHFKDVHVRRALALALDRDGLTKALTFGYAQTANSLLPTTIPYNANDTIKALNFNVDEAKAELAKSAFPDGFSTKLLVASGNSTRAQEAQIIQAAGQTIGIKIEIESIELATFRERFFAYDFAAMLNSGQADSPEANSILAFQTDPEGFSKSYWTHYTNDEVTKLLHEGQKTADGDGRAEIYSKLLQTLADEVPYIPLYYPDILIGARSSVQGLVVLPNGSVRLEAVSISK, encoded by the coding sequence GTGTCAAATTTTAAAAAGTTATTCAGAAAATCGATGGGGCTGGGAACATTGGCAATTCTGTTTTTGGTATTGCTTGCCGGATGCTCCGGGTCGGGCGACAAAGCTGATTCGACGAATACTGCTCAGGGAAGTGCCAGTCCGGAACCGACTCAGAGTGCCGATACGGCAGAACCGGCAACGGGAGGAACTTTTGTATATGGACGGCCTGCTGCGGTAACCTCGTTCGATCTGCATCATGAAATTACGTCAAACAATGCGTTTGCCATTGATAAAGTGTTTGAATCCCTGGTTGCTTTTGACAGCAAAGGCGAAATTGTGGACTGGCTTGCCAAGTCACACAGCATCAGTGAAGACGGCTTGACGTATACGTTTGTCCTCCGCGATGGATTGAAATTTTCGAACGGTACGGAAGTAACGGCTGAAGATGCGGTATTTTCACTGAATCGCCATCTGAAGGTAGGCGGCCCGCTGGAGATATCGGCCAAGGTAGATACGGTCAAAGCGCAGGATAAACAAACGCTGGTCATTACGCTTAAAGAGCCGTACACACCGTTTATCTCAGAGCTGTCCAACTTCTCCAACGGCATTCTTCCGAACAATTTCGGCGGTGTGACCGAAGCAGAGTTTTTCAAAAAACCGGTAGGTACAGGACCCTTCGTTGTGGAGACATGGGACCCTGCAGGGGATCTGACGTTTACCAAAAATCCGAACTATTGGCAGCAAGGCAAACCGTATATCGACAAGCTTGTGTACAAGCTGATCGAAGACGACAGCCAGGCCATCAACCAGTTAAAAGCGGGAGAAGTGAACGCGATTGAATCCCTGGCGCTGCAAAATGCCAATGAGATCAAGAATGGTACAGACACTGCCGTGCTGACGAATGGCAGCTGGGTAACCGAGCAGCTGTTCTTCAATACACTGGACGAGCATTTCAAGGATGTCCATGTCCGCCGTGCTCTGGCACTGGCACTGGATCGTGACGGGTTGACCAAGGCGCTTACCTTTGGTTATGCACAGACGGCAAACTCCTTGCTGCCGACCACGATTCCATATAACGCTAATGATACGATCAAAGCACTGAACTTCAATGTGGACGAAGCCAAAGCAGAGCTTGCCAAATCCGCCTTCCCTGACGGGTTCAGCACGAAATTGCTTGTAGCTTCCGGCAACAGTACAAGAGCGCAAGAGGCACAGATTATTCAGGCAGCAGGCCAGACAATTGGCATCAAGATTGAGATTGAATCCATTGAATTGGCTACTTTCCGTGAACGATTCTTCGCTTACGATTTCGCAGCAATGCTGAACAGCGGCCAAGCTGACTCCCCGGAAGCAAACTCGATTCTTGCTTTCCAGACTGATCCTGAAGGCTTCAGCAAATCGTACTGGACCCATTATACTAACGATGAAGTAACCAAGCTCCTACATGAAGGACAAAAAACAGCGGATGGTGATGGCCGAGCAGAGATCTACTCCAAGCTGCTGCAGACGCTGGCCGATGAAGTACCGTACATTCCGCTGTACTATCCTGATATCTTAATCGGTGCCCGTTCTTCCGTTCAGGGACTGGTTGTTCTGCCTAACGGCAGCGTGCGTCTAGAAGCGGTTAGCATCAGCAAATGA
- a CDS encoding M4 family metallopeptidase — MKKSLVSLLSGIVALGSFASVGIAAESTERSQPAELFTGSSPISITGQSSKAPAGDGSEDQVYNYLESVKGNLHLSSKDNIRGRFQIKEQQTNSKTGSQHYRISQYINGIPVYGADQTIHIDKSGNVTSLLGTVVEDVYQSIPQPLIQLKTISGAEAVSAAETDAAQQYGPLGEAQVAPQADLYYFIVAGEPKLAYKTEVNVLEPEPLRIRYFISAEDGSVLFKYNILENLTGTGTGVNGDTKTFETRLSGSTYQLYDNTRGKGIVTYTAKNRTSLPGTLLTSSKNVWSDRAGVDAHTYAERTYDYYLQHFGRNSLDNKGLQIRSTVHYYTSYNNAFWNGSQIVFGDGDGTVFTLLSGDLDVVGHELTHGVTENTANLEYYGEPGALNESFSDIIGNSIEGDNWLVGDDVYTPGVPGDALRSLANPTLYGQPDKYSDRYTGSDDNGGVHTNSGINNKAFYLVAQGGTFNGVTVAGIGREDAVQIYYNALVYYLTTSSDFSAARTAVIQSATELFGAGSAQVTAVTQAYNAVGVY, encoded by the coding sequence ATGAAAAAAAGTTTAGTTTCCCTTCTTTCTGGCATTGTAGCGTTAGGTTCGTTTGCATCCGTTGGTATCGCAGCCGAGAGCACTGAGCGCAGCCAACCCGCAGAGCTTTTCACGGGTTCTTCCCCTATTTCAATTACGGGCCAGTCGTCGAAAGCCCCAGCGGGAGATGGTTCAGAGGACCAGGTATATAATTATCTGGAAAGCGTCAAAGGCAACCTGCATCTGTCCTCCAAGGACAATATCCGTGGGAGATTCCAAATTAAGGAGCAGCAGACAAACAGCAAAACAGGCAGCCAGCACTACCGGATAAGCCAATATATTAACGGAATACCGGTGTACGGAGCGGACCAGACAATTCATATCGACAAAAGCGGCAATGTCACTTCACTGCTTGGCACTGTAGTTGAAGATGTATATCAGTCCATCCCGCAGCCGCTTATTCAGCTCAAAACCATCTCAGGCGCCGAAGCCGTCTCTGCTGCCGAAACGGATGCCGCACAGCAGTATGGTCCTCTTGGCGAAGCGCAAGTTGCGCCTCAAGCGGATTTGTATTATTTTATCGTGGCCGGTGAGCCGAAGCTGGCTTACAAGACAGAAGTAAATGTACTCGAACCTGAGCCGCTGCGGATCCGGTACTTTATCTCTGCAGAAGACGGAAGCGTGCTGTTCAAATACAATATTCTAGAAAATCTGACCGGTACGGGTACGGGGGTTAACGGCGATACAAAGACTTTCGAGACGCGGCTTTCCGGCTCAACCTATCAGCTGTATGACAACACACGGGGTAAGGGCATTGTTACTTACACGGCCAAGAACCGAACCTCTCTTCCCGGAACTTTGCTGACCAGTTCTAAAAATGTCTGGTCGGATAGAGCTGGTGTGGATGCCCATACTTATGCGGAAAGAACCTACGATTATTATCTCCAGCACTTTGGACGCAACAGCCTAGACAACAAAGGGCTGCAGATTCGATCCACTGTTCACTATTACACTTCCTATAACAACGCTTTTTGGAATGGTTCGCAGATCGTCTTTGGGGATGGGGACGGGACTGTATTTACTCTTTTATCCGGGGACTTGGATGTTGTGGGACATGAGCTTACACATGGCGTAACCGAGAACACAGCCAATCTTGAATACTATGGCGAGCCGGGAGCTCTGAATGAATCCTTCTCCGACATCATAGGAAACTCAATTGAAGGGGACAACTGGCTGGTAGGTGATGATGTCTATACACCTGGTGTACCAGGTGACGCACTGCGTTCACTGGCCAATCCAACGCTCTACGGACAGCCTGATAAATACAGCGACCGGTATACCGGTTCCGATGATAACGGCGGTGTGCATACGAACAGCGGCATCAATAACAAGGCCTTTTATCTGGTTGCCCAGGGTGGTACGTTCAACGGAGTGACAGTAGCGGGAATTGGCCGCGAGGACGCTGTTCAGATCTATTACAATGCACTGGTCTATTATCTTACCACCTCTTCTGACTTCTCCGCTGCCCGCACAGCAGTTATCCAATCTGCAACTGAGCTGTTTGGAGCAGGCTCGGCTCAGGTTACGGCTGTGACTCAAGCGTATAATGCGGTTGGGGTGTATTAA